In one window of Streptomyces roseofulvus DNA:
- a CDS encoding sensor histidine kinase, producing the protein MTAGTDSPARTAQRRADGARAPEPWPGIDPDDLPDGLVVADERGRVVCFNAAASRITAVPAPEALGLPLDQALPLEDLKGHRWWPLTDPYGGLATRRGQPERNLLLPGGREVLVSARYVREHPTGPVRRVVVSLRGTEARRRSERSHAELIATVAHELRSPLTSVKGFTATLLSKWERFTDEQKRLMLETVDADAGRIKRLIAELLDISRIDSGRLEVRRQPVDIAAAIGRHVQVHTTGGQAPDRFFVRTRPGLPPLWADPDKIDQILGNLLENAVRHGAGTVTIEVAPRTAGTDGTGEDGTEVTVSDEGPGIPEESMNRVFTRFWRGSKRGGTGLGLYIVKGLVEAHGGTITVGRGPRGGAEFRFILPVGAPAHLV; encoded by the coding sequence ATGACGGCCGGCACGGACAGTCCCGCGCGGACCGCGCAGCGACGAGCCGACGGGGCGCGCGCGCCCGAGCCGTGGCCCGGGATCGATCCGGACGACCTGCCCGACGGGCTCGTCGTCGCCGACGAACGGGGCCGCGTGGTCTGCTTCAACGCCGCCGCCAGCCGCATCACCGCCGTCCCCGCCCCCGAGGCGCTCGGCCTTCCGCTCGACCAGGCGCTGCCCCTGGAGGACCTCAAGGGGCACCGCTGGTGGCCCCTCACCGACCCGTACGGCGGCCTCGCCACCCGGCGCGGACAGCCCGAGCGGAACCTGCTGCTGCCCGGCGGGCGCGAGGTCCTCGTCTCCGCCCGGTACGTCCGCGAGCACCCCACCGGCCCCGTCCGCCGGGTCGTCGTCTCGCTGCGCGGCACCGAGGCCCGCCGCCGCTCCGAGCGCAGCCACGCCGAGCTCATCGCCACCGTCGCCCACGAGCTGCGCTCACCGCTCACCTCCGTGAAGGGCTTCACCGCCACCCTCCTCAGCAAGTGGGAGCGGTTCACCGACGAGCAGAAGCGGCTGATGCTGGAGACCGTCGACGCCGACGCCGGCCGCATCAAGCGGCTGATCGCCGAACTCCTCGACATCTCGCGGATCGACTCCGGGCGTCTGGAGGTCCGCCGCCAGCCCGTCGACATCGCCGCCGCCATCGGCCGGCACGTCCAGGTGCACACCACCGGCGGCCAGGCCCCCGACCGCTTCTTCGTCCGGACCCGGCCCGGACTGCCGCCGCTCTGGGCCGACCCCGACAAGATCGACCAGATCCTCGGCAACCTCCTGGAAAACGCGGTGCGCCACGGCGCCGGAACCGTCACCATCGAGGTGGCGCCCCGCACCGCGGGCACCGACGGCACCGGCGAGGACGGGACGGAGGTCACCGTGAGCGACGAGGGCCCGGGCATCCCCGAGGAGTCCATGAACCGCGTGTTCACCCGCTTCTGGCGGGGCAGCAAGCGCGGCGGCACCGGACTCGGCCTCTACATCGTCAAGGGCCTCGTCGAGGCCCACGGCGGCACCATCACCGTCGGACGCGGCCCGCGCGGCGGCGCCGAGTTCCGATTTATCCTGCCCGTCGGCGCCCCGGCCCATCTCGTCTGA
- a CDS encoding RNA methyltransferase encodes MSTPELISPRSPRVVAARRLAKRNFRGKDRLFLAEGPQAVREAVAHRGPDGAPTLVELFTTVEAAERYASIVDAALASGARVHHASDAVLAEVSQTVTPQGLVGVCRFLDSPFEEILAARPKLVAVLAHVRDPGNAGTVLRCADAAGADAVILTDASVDLYNPKSVRASVGSLFHLPVAVGVPVEQAVAGLQGAGVRILAADGAGQDDLDDELDAGTMGGPTAWIFGNEAWGLPEETRALADAVVRVPIHGKAESLNLATAAAVCLYASARAQRPRRSA; translated from the coding sequence ATGTCCACCCCCGAGCTGATCTCCCCGCGTTCCCCGCGCGTCGTCGCCGCCCGGCGGCTCGCCAAGCGCAACTTCCGGGGCAAGGACCGCCTCTTCCTCGCCGAGGGACCCCAGGCCGTCCGCGAGGCCGTCGCACACCGGGGCCCGGACGGCGCCCCCACGCTCGTCGAGCTCTTCACCACCGTCGAGGCCGCCGAGCGGTACGCGTCCATCGTCGACGCCGCCCTCGCCTCCGGCGCCCGCGTCCACCACGCCTCCGACGCCGTCCTCGCCGAGGTCTCCCAGACCGTCACCCCGCAGGGCCTCGTCGGCGTCTGCCGCTTCCTCGACTCGCCGTTCGAGGAGATCCTCGCCGCCCGGCCCAAGCTCGTCGCCGTCCTCGCGCACGTCCGCGACCCCGGCAACGCCGGCACCGTGCTCCGCTGCGCCGACGCCGCCGGCGCCGACGCGGTGATCCTCACCGACGCCTCCGTCGACCTGTACAACCCGAAGTCGGTCCGCGCCTCCGTCGGCTCCCTCTTCCACCTCCCCGTCGCCGTCGGCGTCCCCGTCGAGCAGGCCGTCGCCGGCCTCCAGGGCGCGGGCGTCCGGATCCTCGCCGCCGACGGCGCCGGCCAGGACGACCTCGACGACGAGCTCGACGCCGGAACCATGGGCGGCCCCACCGCCTGGATCTTCGGCAACGAGGCGTGGGGGCTGCCCGAGGAGACCCGGGCCCTCGCCGACGCCGTCGTCCGCGTCCCCATCCACGGCAAGGCGGAGAGCCTCAATCTGGCCACCGCCGCCGCGGTCTGCCTGTACGCCTCCGCCCGCGCCCAGCGCCCCCGCCGCTCCGCCTGA
- the rplT gene encoding 50S ribosomal protein L20 — protein sequence MARVKRAVNAHKKRRAILEQASGYRGQRSRLYRKAKEQVTHSLVYNYNDRKKRKGDFRQLWIQRINAAARQNGMTYNRLIQGLKAANIEVDRKILAELAVNDINAFAALVEVAQKALPADVNAPKAAA from the coding sequence GTGGCACGCGTCAAGCGGGCAGTCAACGCCCACAAGAAGCGCCGGGCGATCCTCGAGCAGGCCTCCGGCTACCGCGGTCAGCGTTCGCGCCTGTACCGCAAGGCCAAGGAGCAGGTCACCCACTCGCTGGTCTACAACTACAACGACCGGAAGAAGCGCAAGGGCGACTTCCGTCAGCTGTGGATCCAGCGCATCAACGCCGCTGCCCGCCAGAACGGCATGACGTACAACCGCCTCATCCAGGGTCTGAAGGCCGCCAACATCGAGGTGGACCGCAAGATCCTCGCCGAGCTGGCCGTCAACGACATCAACGCGTTCGCCGCGCTGGTCGAGGTCGCGCAGAAGGCCCTCCCGGCCGACGTCAACGCCCCGAAGGCCGCCGCCTGA
- the rpmI gene encoding 50S ribosomal protein L35 has protein sequence MPKNKTHSGAKKRFKVTGSGKIMRERAGKRHLLEHKSSKLTRRLTGNAEMAPGDAAKIKKMLGI, from the coding sequence ATGCCGAAGAACAAGACGCACTCCGGTGCCAAGAAGCGCTTCAAGGTCACCGGCTCCGGCAAGATCATGCGGGAGCGCGCCGGCAAGCGCCACCTGCTCGAGCACAAGTCGTCCAAGCTGACGCGTCGCCTCACCGGCAACGCCGAGATGGCCCCGGGTGACGCCGCCAAGATCAAGAAGATGCTGGGCATCTGA
- the infC gene encoding translation initiation factor IF-3, protein MTCPSAKAVAWCYRGGSISAEPRINERIRVPEVRLVGPSGEQVGIVPLAKALELAQEYDLDLVEVAANARPPVCKLMDYGKFKYESAMKAREARKNQAHTVIKEMKLRPKIDPHDYDTKKGHVVRFLKQGDKVKITIMFRGREQSRPELGYRLLQRLAEDVQELGFIESNPKQDGRNMIMVLGPHKKKTEAMAEAREAQAARKAERQGTAPAAGAEEASADTSAENAEA, encoded by the coding sequence GTGACGTGTCCGTCCGCCAAGGCGGTCGCGTGGTGCTACCGAGGAGGATCCATCAGCGCCGAGCCCCGCATCAACGAGCGGATTCGCGTTCCCGAGGTGCGTCTTGTCGGCCCCAGCGGCGAGCAGGTGGGCATCGTCCCCCTTGCCAAGGCCCTGGAGCTCGCGCAGGAGTACGACCTCGATCTTGTCGAGGTCGCGGCGAACGCCCGTCCGCCCGTGTGCAAGCTCATGGACTACGGGAAGTTCAAGTACGAGTCGGCCATGAAGGCCCGTGAGGCGCGCAAGAACCAGGCGCACACGGTCATCAAGGAGATGAAGCTCCGGCCGAAGATCGACCCGCACGACTACGACACCAAGAAGGGCCACGTCGTCCGCTTCCTCAAGCAGGGCGACAAGGTCAAGATCACGATCATGTTCCGTGGTCGTGAGCAGTCCCGGCCCGAGCTTGGTTACCGCCTGCTGCAGCGCCTCGCCGAGGACGTCCAGGAGCTGGGCTTCATCGAGTCCAACCCGAAGCAGGACGGCCGGAACATGATCATGGTTCTGGGTCCGCACAAGAAGAAGACCGAGGCCATGGCCGAGGCGCGCGAGGCCCAGGCCGCGCGCAAGGCGGAGCGCCAGGGCACCGCCCCCGCGGCCGGTGCCGAGGAGGCTTCGGCCGACACGTCGGCCGAGAACGCCGAGGCGTGA
- a CDS encoding DUF1844 domain-containing protein produces the protein MSETPQNESTTAPDQAGDNPDFEAMARDIAEVPAVEVIVTVAVNLMSAAAVKLGLTEEGDAHKDLDEARKLIHALAGLLDASTTEISSFHAAPLRDGLKSLQLAFREASLVPDEPGQGPGEKYTGAVYG, from the coding sequence ATGAGCGAGACCCCCCAGAACGAGTCCACGACCGCCCCCGACCAGGCCGGCGACAACCCCGACTTCGAGGCCATGGCCCGCGACATCGCCGAGGTCCCGGCGGTCGAGGTGATCGTGACCGTCGCCGTCAACCTGATGAGCGCCGCAGCGGTCAAGCTCGGCCTCACCGAGGAGGGCGACGCCCACAAGGACCTCGACGAGGCGCGCAAGCTGATCCACGCGCTCGCGGGTCTGCTGGACGCGAGCACGACGGAGATCTCGTCCTTCCACGCGGCCCCCCTGCGCGACGGCCTGAAGTCCCTCCAGCTCGCCTTCCGCGAGGCGTCCCTCGTCCCCGACGAGCCGGGCCAGGGCCCGGGCGAGAAGTACACGGGGGCGGTGTACGGCTAG
- a CDS encoding SseB family protein, translating into MELKNIPDPGFSDDDGTADPALAAALAAWAEDRTAHGPVLDALRGARLLVPVVAMLGEVETDPETGLKREKTSDMAVPTLTAGDRRGLPAFTSIASLALWDPAARPVAVPLRQALAALVHEKADTLVLDMAGPVPYQVSGSALLALAEGRTSTDPLDDPAVRDAVRAVVAAEPAVLRAHLGPGTADGTLALVLADDAAPAEAAQRVARALAADETLRARLVRGLDLALLPAAATPPGEPFYVKRS; encoded by the coding sequence GTGGAGCTCAAGAACATCCCGGACCCCGGTTTCTCCGACGACGACGGCACCGCCGACCCGGCGCTCGCCGCGGCCCTCGCGGCCTGGGCGGAGGACAGAACCGCCCACGGGCCGGTCCTCGACGCGCTGCGCGGAGCTCGGCTCCTCGTCCCCGTCGTGGCCATGCTCGGCGAGGTGGAGACCGACCCGGAGACCGGGCTGAAGCGCGAGAAGACCAGCGACATGGCGGTGCCGACGCTGACCGCCGGCGACCGGCGCGGCCTGCCCGCCTTCACCTCGATCGCCTCGCTCGCCCTGTGGGACCCGGCCGCCCGGCCCGTCGCCGTCCCGCTCCGGCAGGCGCTCGCCGCCCTCGTCCACGAGAAGGCCGACACCCTCGTCCTCGACATGGCCGGCCCGGTGCCGTACCAGGTGAGCGGCTCCGCCCTGCTCGCCCTCGCCGAGGGCCGCACCAGCACCGACCCGCTGGACGACCCGGCGGTACGGGACGCGGTCCGCGCCGTGGTCGCCGCCGAGCCCGCCGTCCTCCGCGCCCACCTCGGCCCCGGCACCGCCGACGGCACCCTCGCCCTGGTCCTCGCCGACGACGCCGCCCCCGCCGAGGCCGCCCAGCGGGTGGCCCGGGCCCTGGCCGCCGACGAGACGCTGAGGGCCCGCCTGGTGCGGGGCCTCGACCTGGCACTGCTGCCGGCCGCGGCCACCCCTCCGGGCGAGCCCTTCTATGTGAAGCGGTCCTGA
- the mycP gene encoding type VII secretion-associated serine protease mycosin — protein sequence MTRPRTRVRAAATAPAAVLLAAAFAVLPAAAPAHADAIRDRQWGHETLRVDEAWRTTKGEGITVAVLDTGVDAGHPDLSGSVLPGKDLIGFGAAEGDATWARHGTAMAGIIAGHGHGWADDSGVLGIAPGARILPVRVILEGKDKARDKARKTRGTALAQGIRWAADHGADVINLSLGDDSESAHADPGEDAAVQYALGKGVSVVASAGNGGEKGDHISYPAAYPGVIAVTAVDRYGTRASFSTRRWYATVSAPGVDIVIADPDRKYYEGWGTSAAAAFVSGAVALVRSAHPDLTPAQIKQLLVDTARDRPDGGRSDAKGYGTVDPAAAIEAGAALKGGDPKNATAGHRGRYFGPGPVPAAEEDTAPGLLAPLAGGLGALLLVAAVLLHRAGRTR from the coding sequence GTGACCCGGCCCCGTACCCGCGTCCGCGCGGCGGCGACCGCGCCCGCCGCCGTCCTGCTCGCCGCCGCCTTCGCCGTGCTGCCCGCCGCCGCGCCCGCGCACGCCGACGCCATCCGCGACCGCCAGTGGGGCCACGAGACCCTCCGCGTCGACGAGGCGTGGCGCACCACCAAGGGCGAGGGGATCACCGTCGCCGTCCTCGACACCGGTGTGGACGCCGGCCACCCCGACCTCTCCGGCTCCGTCCTGCCCGGCAAGGACCTCATCGGCTTCGGCGCCGCCGAGGGCGACGCCACCTGGGCCCGGCACGGCACCGCCATGGCCGGCATCATCGCCGGTCACGGCCACGGCTGGGCCGACGACAGCGGCGTCCTCGGCATCGCCCCCGGCGCCCGGATCCTGCCCGTGCGGGTCATCCTCGAAGGCAAGGACAAGGCCCGCGACAAGGCCCGCAAGACCCGCGGCACCGCCCTCGCCCAGGGCATCCGCTGGGCCGCCGACCACGGCGCCGACGTCATCAACCTCTCCCTCGGCGACGACTCCGAGTCCGCCCACGCCGACCCCGGCGAGGACGCCGCCGTCCAGTACGCCCTCGGCAAGGGCGTCTCCGTCGTCGCCTCCGCCGGCAACGGCGGCGAGAAGGGCGACCACATCTCCTACCCGGCCGCCTACCCCGGCGTCATCGCCGTCACCGCCGTCGACCGGTACGGCACCCGCGCCTCCTTCTCCACCCGCCGCTGGTACGCCACCGTCAGCGCGCCCGGCGTCGACATCGTGATCGCCGATCCCGACCGCAAGTACTACGAGGGGTGGGGCACCAGCGCCGCCGCCGCGTTCGTGTCCGGCGCCGTCGCCCTGGTCCGCTCCGCCCACCCGGACCTCACCCCGGCCCAGATCAAGCAGCTCCTCGTCGACACCGCCCGCGACCGCCCCGACGGCGGCCGCAGCGACGCCAAGGGGTACGGCACGGTCGACCCGGCCGCCGCCATCGAGGCCGGCGCGGCGCTGAAGGGCGGCGACCCGAAGAACGCCACCGCCGGCCACCGCGGCCGGTACTTCGGCCCCGGGCCCGTCCCGGCCGCCGAGGAGGACACCGCCCCCGGCCTCCTCGCGCCGCTCGCCGGCGGCCTCGGCGCGCTCCTCCTGGTGGCCGCCGTCCTCCTCCACCGGGCCGGCCGGACCCGCTGA
- a CDS encoding amino acid deaminase/aldolase, which yields MTPRAADRARYDRATAALDAPLALVDLEAFDANADDLVRRAGGKPVRVASKSVRCRALLERVLARDGFAGVMSFTLAESLWLARAGFEDVLLAYPSADRAGFAELARDPKLAAAVTVMVDDVAQLDLVDAARSGGTEEIRVCLEMDTSLRLLGGRVRIGARRSPLRTPAQLAELARSVVRRPGFRLVGLMAYEGHVAGVGDAVAGRPLRSRAVRAMQAVARRELAERRAAVVGAVRAVAPDLEFVNGGGTGSVQHTAAEAAVTEIAAGSGLYVPRLFDDYSSFSGRPAALFAQPVVRRPGVGVVTVLGGGYPASGAAGRDRLPVPYLPEGLRYDPQEGPGEVQTPLLGSPADDLRIGDKVWFRHAKAGELCERFEVLHLVEGDRVVDTVPTYRGEGRTFL from the coding sequence ATGACTCCTCGTGCCGCCGACCGCGCCCGGTACGACCGGGCCACCGCCGCCCTCGACGCGCCGCTGGCGCTCGTCGATCTGGAGGCGTTCGACGCGAACGCGGACGATCTGGTGCGGCGCGCGGGCGGGAAACCGGTCCGGGTGGCCAGCAAGTCGGTGCGGTGCCGGGCGCTCCTGGAGCGGGTGCTGGCGCGGGACGGCTTCGCCGGGGTCATGTCGTTCACGCTCGCCGAGTCGCTGTGGCTGGCACGGGCCGGGTTCGAGGACGTCCTCCTCGCCTATCCGTCGGCCGACCGGGCCGGCTTCGCCGAACTCGCCCGGGATCCGAAGCTCGCCGCCGCGGTGACGGTGATGGTCGACGACGTGGCGCAGCTCGATCTGGTGGACGCGGCGCGGTCCGGCGGCACGGAGGAGATCCGGGTCTGTCTGGAGATGGACACCTCGCTGCGGCTCCTGGGCGGCCGGGTACGGATCGGGGCCCGGCGGTCCCCGCTGCGGACCCCGGCGCAGCTGGCCGAGCTGGCCCGCTCGGTGGTCCGCCGGCCGGGGTTCCGGCTGGTGGGCCTGATGGCCTACGAGGGGCATGTGGCGGGAGTCGGCGACGCGGTGGCCGGCCGGCCGCTGCGGTCCCGGGCGGTCCGGGCGATGCAGGCGGTGGCCCGCCGGGAGCTGGCCGAGCGGCGGGCGGCGGTGGTCGGGGCCGTACGGGCGGTGGCGCCGGACCTGGAGTTCGTGAACGGCGGCGGCACCGGCAGCGTGCAGCACACCGCGGCCGAGGCCGCGGTCACCGAGATCGCCGCCGGGTCCGGGCTCTACGTACCGCGGCTCTTCGACGACTACTCGTCCTTCAGCGGCCGGCCGGCGGCGCTCTTCGCGCAGCCCGTGGTGCGTCGGCCGGGCGTCGGCGTCGTGACCGTGCTCGGCGGCGGCTACCCGGCGTCCGGCGCGGCCGGCCGGGACCGGCTGCCCGTCCCGTACCTGCCGGAAGGGCTGCGGTACGACCCGCAGGAGGGCCCCGGCGAGGTGCAGACCCCGCTGCTGGGCTCGCCGGCCGACGATCTGCGGATCGGCGACAAGGTGTGGTTCCGGCACGCGAAGGCCGGCGAGCTGTGCGAGCGGTTCGAGGTGCTGCACCTGGTGGAGGGGGACCGGGTCGTGGACACGGTCCCCACCTACCGGGGCGAGGGCCGGACCTTCCTGTAG
- a CDS encoding 3-oxoacyl-ACP reductase: protein MSTEEIICRRLAGRTAVITGAGSGIGLATARRLASEGAHIVCGDIDERAGKAAAEAVGGTFVKVDVTDPEEVEALFRTAYDTYGSVDIAFNNAGISPPDDDSILDTGLEAWKRVQEVNLTSVYLCCKAALPYMRRQGRGSIINTASFVARMGAATSQISYTASKGGVLAMSRELGVQFAREGIRVNALCPGPVNTPLLQELFAKDPERAARRLVHIPLGRFAEAHEIAAAVAFLASDDSSFINATDFLVDGGISGAYVTPL, encoded by the coding sequence ATGAGCACCGAAGAGATCATCTGCCGCCGGCTCGCCGGCCGCACCGCCGTCATCACCGGCGCCGGCAGCGGTATCGGCCTGGCCACCGCCCGCCGTCTCGCCTCCGAAGGCGCCCACATCGTCTGCGGCGACATCGACGAGAGGGCCGGCAAGGCCGCCGCCGAAGCCGTCGGCGGCACCTTCGTGAAGGTCGACGTCACCGACCCCGAAGAAGTCGAGGCACTGTTCCGGACGGCCTACGACACCTACGGCTCGGTCGACATCGCGTTCAACAACGCCGGCATCTCACCCCCCGACGACGACTCCATCCTCGACACCGGCCTGGAGGCCTGGAAGCGGGTCCAGGAGGTCAACCTCACCTCCGTCTACCTCTGCTGCAAAGCCGCCCTCCCCTACATGCGCCGCCAGGGCAGGGGCTCCATCATCAACACCGCCTCCTTCGTCGCCCGCATGGGCGCCGCCACCTCCCAGATCTCCTACACCGCCTCCAAAGGCGGCGTCCTGGCCATGTCCCGCGAACTCGGCGTCCAGTTCGCCCGCGAAGGCATCCGCGTCAACGCCCTCTGCCCCGGCCCCGTCAACACCCCCCTCCTCCAGGAGCTGTTCGCCAAAGACCCCGAACGCGCCGCCCGCCGCCTCGTCCACATCCCCCTCGGCCGCTTCGCCGAAGCCCACGAGATCGCCGCCGCCGTCGCCTTCCTCGCCAGCGACGACTCCTCCTTCATCAACGCCACCGACTTCCTCGTCGACGGCGGCATCTCCGGCGCCTACGTCACCCCGCTGTAG
- a CDS encoding aldehyde dehydrogenase family protein: MLQVLNPATEELVATIPAATAADVDAAVTRAAAAQRGWAAAAPGDRARLLRRFATVVDAHTEELALLEVREAGHTLGNARWEAGNARDLLDYAAGGVERLTGRQIPVPGGLDLTILEPLGVIGVIAPWNFPLPIAAWATAPALAAGNAVILKPAETTPLTALRLAELALEAGLPEGLFQVLPGTGPVAGNALVEHPGVAKIVFTGSTRVGKSIMAKCAGQVKRVTLELGGKSPNIIFADADLEAAAAATPMSFLDNSGQDCCARTRILVQRSVHDRFLALLTPAIEEITVGDPLDERTQMGPLISRAHLDRVRSYIPDDADAIRGKAPEGPGFWFPPTVLTGVAETAPCAVEEIFGPVAVVLPFDDEADAIRLANATDYGLSGSIWTRDIGRALRTSRAVRAGNLSVNSHSSVRYWTPFGGYRQSGLGRELGPDALAAFTETKNVFISTEG, from the coding sequence TTGCTTCAGGTATTGAATCCGGCGACCGAGGAGCTGGTCGCCACCATCCCGGCGGCCACGGCCGCCGACGTCGACGCCGCCGTCACCCGTGCGGCCGCCGCCCAGCGCGGCTGGGCGGCTGCCGCGCCCGGTGACCGGGCCCGGCTGCTGCGCCGATTCGCCACCGTCGTCGACGCCCACACCGAGGAACTGGCCCTTCTGGAGGTCCGCGAGGCCGGACACACCCTCGGCAACGCCCGCTGGGAAGCCGGCAACGCCCGCGACCTCCTCGACTACGCCGCCGGCGGTGTCGAGCGGCTGACCGGCCGGCAGATCCCCGTCCCCGGCGGCCTCGACCTCACGATCCTCGAACCTCTCGGCGTGATCGGCGTGATCGCACCCTGGAACTTCCCCCTCCCGATCGCCGCCTGGGCCACCGCTCCCGCCCTCGCCGCCGGCAACGCCGTGATCCTCAAACCCGCCGAGACCACCCCCCTCACCGCGCTCCGCCTCGCCGAACTCGCCCTGGAGGCCGGACTCCCCGAGGGGCTGTTCCAGGTCCTGCCCGGTACCGGCCCGGTCGCCGGCAACGCGCTCGTCGAACACCCGGGTGTCGCGAAGATCGTCTTCACCGGCTCCACCCGCGTCGGGAAGTCGATCATGGCGAAGTGCGCGGGCCAGGTGAAACGCGTGACCCTCGAACTCGGCGGCAAAAGCCCCAACATCATCTTCGCCGACGCCGACCTGGAAGCCGCTGCGGCAGCCACACCGATGTCGTTCCTGGACAACAGCGGCCAGGACTGCTGCGCCCGCACCCGCATCCTCGTCCAGCGCAGCGTCCACGACCGTTTCCTCGCACTCCTCACCCCCGCGATCGAGGAGATCACCGTCGGCGACCCGCTCGACGAACGGACCCAGATGGGACCGCTGATCTCCCGCGCCCACCTCGACCGCGTCCGCTCCTACATCCCCGACGACGCCGACGCCATCCGGGGCAAGGCGCCCGAAGGCCCCGGCTTCTGGTTCCCCCCGACCGTCCTCACCGGCGTTGCCGAGACGGCGCCCTGCGCCGTCGAGGAGATCTTCGGCCCCGTCGCCGTCGTCCTGCCCTTCGACGACGAAGCCGACGCGATCCGCCTCGCCAACGCCACCGACTACGGCCTGTCCGGCTCGATCTGGACCCGCGACATCGGCCGCGCCCTGCGCACCTCCCGCGCGGTGCGGGCCGGGAACCTGTCGGTCAACTCCCACTCCAGCGTCCGCTACTGGACCCCCTTCGGCGGCTACCGGCAGTCCGGCCTCGGCCGCGAACTCGGCCCCGACGCGCTCGCCGCTTTCACCGAGACCAAGAACGTCTTCATCAGCACGGAAGGCTGA
- a CDS encoding glutamine synthetase family protein, translated as MADRTAPLAVEELRSLVAGGEIDTVVLAFPDMQGRLQGKRFAARFFLDEVLAHGTEGCNYLLAVDTEMNTVDGYEMSSWDRGYGDFAMRPDVATLRRVPWNEATAMVTADLAWADGSPVVAAPRQILRRQLERLAELGFTAHAGTELEFIVFRDSYEEAWDAGYRGLTPANQYNIDYSVLGGGRVEPLLRRIRNEMAAAGLTVESAKGECNPGQHEIVFRYDEALVTCDQHAVYKTGAKEIASQEGCSLTFMAKYNEREGNSCHIHLSLQDAAGTNVMAGDDGHGMSAVMRHFLAGQLAALRDFSLLYAPNINSYKRFQPGSFAPTAVAWGHDNRTCALRVVGHGPSTRFENRVPGGDVNPYLAVAAMIAAGLHGIEHGLELPPACTGNAYAADHAHVPTTLREAAELWETSEIAKEAFGTDVVAHYRNMARVELAAYDAAVTDWELRRSFERL; from the coding sequence GTGGCAGACCGCACAGCACCGCTCGCCGTCGAGGAACTGCGTTCCCTGGTGGCGGGTGGTGAGATCGACACCGTTGTTTTGGCGTTCCCGGACATGCAGGGCCGGCTTCAGGGCAAGCGGTTCGCGGCCCGGTTCTTCCTGGACGAGGTTCTCGCCCATGGCACGGAGGGCTGCAACTACCTTCTCGCGGTCGACACCGAGATGAACACCGTGGACGGCTATGAGATGTCGTCGTGGGACCGGGGTTACGGTGATTTCGCGATGCGCCCGGATGTGGCGACGCTGCGCCGTGTTCCGTGGAACGAGGCGACCGCCATGGTGACGGCGGATCTGGCCTGGGCGGACGGCTCGCCCGTCGTCGCGGCGCCGCGCCAGATCCTGCGCCGGCAGCTGGAGCGGCTCGCGGAGCTGGGTTTCACCGCGCATGCCGGTACCGAGCTGGAGTTCATCGTCTTCCGCGATTCCTATGAGGAGGCGTGGGATGCCGGTTACCGGGGCCTCACGCCGGCCAATCAGTACAACATCGACTACTCGGTTCTCGGCGGGGGGCGTGTGGAGCCGCTGCTGCGGCGGATCCGCAACGAGATGGCCGCTGCCGGGCTGACCGTGGAGTCGGCCAAGGGGGAGTGCAATCCCGGGCAGCACGAGATCGTCTTCCGCTATGACGAGGCTCTGGTCACGTGTGACCAGCACGCCGTCTACAAGACGGGCGCGAAGGAGATCGCCTCCCAGGAGGGCTGCTCGCTGACGTTCATGGCGAAGTACAACGAGCGTGAGGGCAACTCCTGCCACATCCACCTCTCCCTCCAGGATGCCGCGGGCACCAACGTGATGGCCGGCGACGACGGGCACGGCATGTCCGCGGTCATGCGGCATTTCCTCGCCGGGCAGCTCGCGGCCCTGCGGGACTTCTCCCTTCTCTACGCCCCGAACATCAACTCCTACAAGCGGTTCCAGCCCGGTTCCTTCGCCCCGACCGCTGTCGCCTGGGGCCACGACAACCGCACCTGCGCGCTGAGGGTCGTCGGCCACGGCCCTTCCACCCGCTTCGAGAACCGGGTCCCGGGCGGGGACGTCAACCCCTACCTGGCCGTCGCGGCGATGATCGCCGCCGGCCTGCATGGCATCGAGCACGGCCTCGAACTCCCGCCCGCGTGCACCGGCAACGCCTACGCCGCCGACCACGCCCACGTCCCCACCACCCTGCGCGAGGCCGCGGAACTGTGGGAGACCAGCGAGATCGCCAAGGAGGCGTTCGGCACCGACGTCGTCGCCCACTACCGCAACATGGCCCGCGTCGAACTCGCCGCCTACGACGCCGCCGTCACGGACTGGGAACTGCGCCGCTCCTTCGAACGCCTGTGA